From the genome of Streptacidiphilus sp. PB12-B1b:
CCAGCTGCGGCCTGCCCTCAGGCCGCCAGCGCTTCGCCCGCGTCCCGGTCGAGGCCGGGAGCGGACGCTACGGCTCCGCGCGACTGCCCGCCGTCCACGACGACCTCACCGCCCAGCCCGGAACCGTGCCGCTGCTCACCGGCACCGGCCTGCGCTCGGTGGTCACCGTGCCGCTGAAGGTCGAGGGCCGGCTGACCGGCTCCCTCGGCGTCGCCGCGCAGGCCGCCGACCAGTACCGCAACGAGGACGCGCTGCGGCTGCAGTTCGCCGCCGATCGGATCGCGCTGGCGGTGGAGAGCGCCCGGCTGACCGAGCTGGAGCGGCTGCGCCGGGGCTCGCTGTCGTTCCTGGTCGAGGCCTCCGACCTGCTCGCCGGGACGCTGGAACGCGACCAGACGCTGGCGCTCATGGCCCAGATGACCGTGCCGACCCTGGCCTCCTGGTGCGCCGTCTACACCATCAGCGACCAGTCCGCCCCGGAGCTCGCCTTCGTCCTGCACGAGGACGAGGACCGGATCGACGGCCTGCGGGCGCTGCTCGCCCAGATCCCGCCGCCGGAGCCGCTGAACCTGCCCGGAGCGCGCAGCTGGCGCGCGCCCGCGCTGGCGGCCCACGACGGCGCCATGCGGGTCTCCCTGCGCAGCCTGGGCCGCGAGGGCACCACCAGCCCCACGCCCGGCTCGGGGCCCGCCGTCGCCCTCGCCACCGCCACCGCCGTCGGCGGCGAGACGGTCGTGCTGCCGCTGGTCGCCCGCAACCGGGTCATCGGCATGCTCACCCTGGGCAAGGCCGCCGAGGAGAAGTTCCGCCGGGAGATCCTGGAACTCGCCGAGGACCTCTCCCGCCGAGCGGCGCTGGCCCTGGACAACGCCCGGCTCTACTCCGAGCGCACCGCCATCAGCCGGGCCCTGCAGCGCAGCCTGCTGCCGCCGGAGATGCCCCGGATCCCCGGCCTGGAGGTCGAGGTGATCTACCGCGCGGCGGGCGAGGGCAACGAGGTCGGCGGCGACTTCTACGACGTCTTCCCGATCCGGCCCGGCACCTACGGCTTCGCCATCGGCGACGTCTGCGGCACCGGCCCCGAGGCCGCCGCCGTTACCGGCCTGGCCCGGCACTCGCTGCGACTGCTCGCCCGCGAGGGCTTCTCCGCGCCCGAGGTGCTCCAGCGGCTCAACGCCGCCATCCTCGACGAGGGCGCCCGCAGCCGCTTCCTGACCCTGCTGTACGGCGAGCTGACCCCGCACGAGGACGGCTCGGTGGAGGTCCGCTCGGTCTGCGCCGGGCACCCGCTGCCGCTCCGGCTGCGCCCGGACGGCACGGTCACCGCGGCCGCCGAACCGCAGCCGCTGCTGGGCGTCATGGACGACCTCGAGCTGACCGAGGAGAGCTTCGTGCTGGCCCCCGGGGACGTCCTGCTCTGCGTCACCGACGGCGTCACCGAGCGCCGCGAGGGCACCCGCATGCTCGGCGACGACGGCTTGGCGGACGTCCTGGCCGGCTGCACCGGGCTCACCGCGGGAGCGGTCGCGGCCCGGGTACTGCGCGCAGTCGAGCGCTTCGCGCCGGAGCCGGCCTCCGACGACATGGCGATCCTCGCGCTGCGCGTGCCGGAGCAGTAGCCCCCGCCCGGTTCCGGCTCATCCGGTTCCGGCTCATGCCGTCGAGACCGGTATGTCGTCGGGCTGTTCGGCCGGGGCCGGCAGCGGCCGCCCCGCCCGCGCCCGCCAGTGGGCCGCCGCGCGCCCGGCCGCCCACTGCAGCAGGTAGCTGAGCAGCAGCAGCGCCACCGCCGCCAGGCCGTCGAACCAGTAGTGGTTGGCCGTCACCAGCACCACCGACACGGTGATCAGCGGATGCAGCAGGATCAGCCAGCGCCACCGGCTCCGGCCCACCCGGACCACCGCCACGGCCACCAGCACGCACCACGCCACATGCACCGACGGCATGGCCGAGAACGAGTCGGCCTGCAGGCCGCCGATGGTGGCCCCGTACACCGACTGCCCGTACTGGGCCGCCGTGTCCACCATCCCCGAGTTGGGCAGCAGGCGCGGCGGCGCCACCGGTATCAGCTGCACCGCCAGCGACATGGCGGTGACCAGCACCAGCGTGCCCCGGACCCAGGGATAGGACTCCC
Proteins encoded in this window:
- a CDS encoding SpoIIE family protein phosphatase, which encodes MVTARATATFEPVGRSVASARAFVRDTLQGWGFSEVVDDAVVLASELVTNAVVHAGTAAEVLCLRREHSVRVEVADRYPKRALPVFDTALYDPALEDDPCAGAEAPAGAGHDPVRADPSRADQEREGGRGLLLCAALAASWGVDYTATRKRVWFQLDLPARAAGTRFAGPVTPDAQLPATDSAVRVAVIQVDGGGRVSSWNSDAEQLFSVPAARTIGQPLGAYAAWPQTPGTGLGLDEALRLSRWEGSYGLRCGDGRVLPVYGSHLRVRDAEGVPSTVCLLVREHERAVLQSPFRSQHGDTVPADSHSADLHGFARSFDAFIGSPAPDDLDGLLQRTVERARDMLDGDAAYLLLATDDETELEVRASCGLPSGRQRFARVPVEAGSGRYGSARLPAVHDDLTAQPGTVPLLTGTGLRSVVTVPLKVEGRLTGSLGVAAQAADQYRNEDALRLQFAADRIALAVESARLTELERLRRGSLSFLVEASDLLAGTLERDQTLALMAQMTVPTLASWCAVYTISDQSAPELAFVLHEDEDRIDGLRALLAQIPPPEPLNLPGARSWRAPALAAHDGAMRVSLRSLGREGTTSPTPGSGPAVALATATAVGGETVVLPLVARNRVIGMLTLGKAAEEKFRREILELAEDLSRRAALALDNARLYSERTAISRALQRSLLPPEMPRIPGLEVEVIYRAAGEGNEVGGDFYDVFPIRPGTYGFAIGDVCGTGPEAAAVTGLARHSLRLLAREGFSAPEVLQRLNAAILDEGARSRFLTLLYGELTPHEDGSVEVRSVCAGHPLPLRLRPDGTVTAAAEPQPLLGVMDDLELTEESFVLAPGDVLLCVTDGVTERREGTRMLGDDGLADVLAGCTGLTAGAVAARVLRAVERFAPEPASDDMAILALRVPEQ
- a CDS encoding phosphatase PAP2 family protein — encoded protein: MQNLTLSWQSAGALSVAVYAGSVLVRRSGRARAGLVLREAATVVALFAVWQFAGQLSVMGTDDAVARGQWIWDTERRLGLPSEAALQRWVLPHPLLVESANYYYAVMHFGVMIALLVWLFLWHRESYPWVRGTLVLVTAMSLAVQLIPVAPPRLLPNSGMVDTAAQYGQSVYGATIGGLQADSFSAMPSVHVAWCVLVAVAVVRVGRSRWRWLILLHPLITVSVVLVTANHYWFDGLAAVALLLLSYLLQWAAGRAAAHWRARAGRPLPAPAEQPDDIPVSTA